The Thioalkalivibrio thiocyanodenitrificans ARhD 1 nucleotide sequence CGGGGCGTGGCCACCCATTCCTCCGGAAACCACGGGCAGGCACTGGCGCTGGCCGCGCACACACGGGGCATCCCCGCTCACGTGGTCATGCCCCACGATGTGCCGGAGGTCAAGAAGGCGGCCGTGGCGGGCTACGGCGCCCGGGTGCGCTATTGCGAGCCGTCGGTACGGGCCCGGGAAGAGGCCCTGGCCGAGCTCGTTGCCGAAACCGGCGCCACGGTCATCCACCCCTACAACGACCACCGGATCATCGCCGGACAGGGCACCGCCGCCCTGGAACTGCTCGAGGATCACCCGGACCTGGATGCCATCATCGCGCCGGTGGGGGGCGGCGGCCTGCTGAGCGGCACGGCCATCGCGGCCCGCGCACTCAGCCCGGACATTCGCATTCTCGGGGCCGAACCGGCAGGTGCCGACGACGCCATCCGTTCACTGGCGGCGGGGCACATCATCCCCTGCGCACAGCCCCGGACCGTGGCGGACGGCCTGCGCGGCACCCTGGGCAGTCTCACCTTCCCCGTCCTGCACGAGCACGTGGAGCGCATCCTGCCGGCGGGCGAGGCGGCCATCATCGAGGCCATGCGATTTGTCTGGGAACGCACCAAACTGATCATCGAACCCTCCGCCGCGGTGCCGGTTGCCGCACTGCGGGAATCACCGCGCACCTGCGCGGGGCTCAAGGTGGGCATCATCCTCTCCGGCGGAAACGTGGATCCGGACCACCTGCCCTGGTCACCGGAGAATCGCTGACGCGGCGGGTTTCCTCCCCACCCTCGCAGCAGCGGATGGGCAGGCCCTCTGACTTATCCAGGGGACGGAATCCGAAGCGCACGGTTCAGCGCCCGTTCAGCTTGTCTGTGTGACGCTGGGGCGAGATTCCCGACTCACAGGCATCCGCTGGGGGGATCACCCCGGGGAACGGAGCCGGAGCCGCGAGGTCGGAACTTTTATGGGCCCGGGGCAGACGCCTGCCCCGCCACCACCCCGCCGTCCGAGGAGGATCCGCCCATGAAGCGCCCCGCCAGGCCGCTGGCCGCCCTGCTCTTGGCACTCACGCTCGGTATGCTCCTGACGGCGCCGAACGCCGCTGCCCTGGATGAGGAGCCCTTCACCGAAGGCGAGTTGGCGCAGATGCTGGCCCCCGTCGCCCTGTACCCGGACGCCCTGCTGTCGCAGATCCTCATGGCCGCCACCTACCCCCTGGAGGTGGTGGAAGCCGCGCGCTGGTCCCGTGACAACCCCGTTCTGGAGGGCAGGGCGGCGGTGGATGCGGTGGAGGATCGGGATTGGGATCCCAGCGTCAAGGCGCTGGTGGCCTTCCCCCGCGTACTGGCGCAGATGAACGAGGACCTGTCCTGGACCCGCAACGTGGGCGACGCGTTCCTGCTCCAGGAGGAGGACGTGGCCGCCATGATCCAGGAACTGCGGCACAAGGCCCACGAGGCGGGACAACTGCAACGCCAGGAACACATCCGCGTGGTTCGGGACCGCGAGGTCATCGTCATCGAGCCGGCCAATCCCCGCGTGGTGTACGTGCCCTACTACCGGCCCACGGTGGTCTACGGTGGCTGGTGGTGGCCCGCGTACGCACCGGTGTACTGGCATCCCCCCTACGGTCACACGTTCAGCGTCGGCATCACCTGGGTGAGCGGCGTCCCGGTGTCCCACGGGTTCTTTTTCAGCACCTTCAATTGGCATCACCGCCACGTGGTCGTCATCCGCCACTATGACCGGCACCGTCATGTGGGCAGCAAGGCACGTCCGGGCACGTATCGCTGGCGTCATGACCCGTGGCACCGGCGCGGCGTGGCCTACAAGCACCGCTCCGTGCAGGAACGCTTCACCGGCCGGCATGGACAGGTCACCCGGGAAGCCCCCCGCACGGGGACCGGCAGCCGTTACTCGGGCCGGCCAACGTCCCCCTC carries:
- a CDS encoding pyridoxal-phosphate dependent enzyme, with amino-acid sequence MPAPVLADIREAARRIRPHVHRTPVFTCTSLDHWLGARILLKCENLQKVGAFKIRGATNAVCSLGDEEAARGVATHSSGNHGQALALAAHTRGIPAHVVMPHDVPEVKKAAVAGYGARVRYCEPSVRAREEALAELVAETGATVIHPYNDHRIIAGQGTAALELLEDHPDLDAIIAPVGGGGLLSGTAIAARALSPDIRILGAEPAGADDAIRSLAAGHIIPCAQPRTVADGLRGTLGSLTFPVLHEHVERILPAGEAAIIEAMRFVWERTKLIIEPSAAVPVAALRESPRTCAGLKVGIILSGGNVDPDHLPWSPENR
- a CDS encoding DUF3300 domain-containing protein; translated protein: MKRPARPLAALLLALTLGMLLTAPNAAALDEEPFTEGELAQMLAPVALYPDALLSQILMAATYPLEVVEAARWSRDNPVLEGRAAVDAVEDRDWDPSVKALVAFPRVLAQMNEDLSWTRNVGDAFLLQEEDVAAMIQELRHKAHEAGQLQRQEHIRVVRDREVIVIEPANPRVVYVPYYRPTVVYGGWWWPAYAPVYWHPPYGHTFSVGITWVSGVPVSHGFFFSTFNWHHRHVVVIRHYDRHRHVGSKARPGTYRWRHDPWHRRGVAYKHRSVQERFTGRHGQVTREAPRTGTGSRYSGRPTSPSWQPRGTRRGGDTSSRGTGPRTRSDRQSRGSPGPDTRRAWQNEGRDGARTGRGPATTDHTTPRRNAAPRLRDRSGPEQQTGTLRRELQDRRAWTERHGAGRTGETRPSRGAQRPDVAVRDGQHTERARGRPSDQIGRDARTWRSQRGDATHQGTPRAGGSRGAWQADGSHRPGRAEGRGSSRSQTWTRQGPRAGGGNRGEQRGGFSR